The Glycine soja cultivar W05 chromosome 8, ASM419377v2, whole genome shotgun sequence genome has a window encoding:
- the LOC114422337 gene encoding uncharacterized protein LOC114422337, producing the protein MSVKKSESLNGSNAVAKLKGQKPSKRRHFERCFSSVELTMEPGKQLKDMDSNKLKAEIKRWAKAVVAYARQVSGRFGKSQG; encoded by the coding sequence ATGTCTGTAAAGAAATCTGAGTCTCTCAATGGCAGCAATGCGGTTGCCAAGCTTAAGGGCCAGAAACCTTCAAAACGGAGGCATTTCGAACGCTGTTTCTCTTCAGTTGAATTGACTATGGAGCCAGGGAAGCAGCTGAAGGACATGGATTCCAACAAGTTGAAGGCTGAGATCAAGAGGTGGGCTAAGGCTGTTGTTGCATATGCACGCCAAGTCAGTGGCCGTTTTGGAAAGTCTCAAGGCTAA
- the LOC114422335 gene encoding 60S ribosomal protein L28-2-like, translated as MATVPGQLVWEIVKKNNSFLVKQFGRGTQSVEFSRESNNLYNLNSFKYSGLANKKTVTVQPEGKDQAVLLATTKTKKQNKPAALLHKSVMKKEFRRMAKAVENQVAKNYYRPDLKKAALARLSAVHRSLKVAKSGVKKRNRQGVRVAGRK; from the exons ATGGCCACCGTTCCAGGGCAGCTCGTGTGGGAGATCGTCAAGAAAAACAATTCCTTCTTGGTCAAGCAGTTTGGAAGGGGCACCCAGAGCGTCGAATTCAGCAGAGAGAGCAACAATCTCTACAACCTCAATTCGTTCAAGTACTCTG GTTTGGCAAACAAGAAAACTGTTACTGTTCAGCCTGAGGGCAAAGATCAGGCTGTGTTGTTGGCTACAACCAAGACAAAGAAGCAAAACAAGCCCGCTGCATTGCTCCACAAATCTGTGATGAAGAAGGAGTTCAGGAGGATGGCAAAAGCTGTTGAAAACCag GTGGCCAAAAATTACTACAGGCCTGATCTCAAGAAGGCTGCCCTTGCAAGGTTGAGTGCTGTTCACAGAAGCCTCAAAGTTGCCAAGTCTGGTGTCAAGAAGAGGAATAGACAGGGCGTGAGAGTCGCTGGTAGGAAGTGA